The Theropithecus gelada isolate Dixy chromosome X, Tgel_1.0, whole genome shotgun sequence genome includes a window with the following:
- the GPR119 gene encoding glucose-dependent insulinotropic receptor codes for MESSFSFGVILAVLASLIIATNTLVAVAVLLLIHKSDGVNLCFTLNLAVADTLIGVAISGLLTEQLSSPSRPTQKTLCSLRMAFVTSSAAASVLTVMLITFDRYLAIKQPLRYLKIMSGFVAGACIAGLWLVSYLIGFLPLGIPMFQQTAYKGSCSFFAVFHPYFVLTLSCVGFFPAMLLFVFFYCDMLKIASMHSQQIRKMEHAGAMAGGYRPPRTPSDFKAVRTVSVLIGSFTLSWTPFLITGIVQVACQECHLYLVLERYLWLLGVGNSLLNPLIYAYRQKEVRLQLYHMALGVKKALTSFLLFLSARNGGPERPRESSCHIVTISNSEFDG; via the coding sequence ATGGAGTCATCTTTCTCATTTGGAGTGATCCTTGCTGTCCTGGCCTCCCTCATCATTGCTACTAACACACTAGTGGCTGTGGCTGTGCTGCTGTTGATCCACAAGAGTGATGGTGTCAATCTCTGCTTCACCTTGAATCTGGCtgtggctgacaccttgattggTGTGGCCATCTCAGGCCTACTCACAGAACAGCTCTCCAGCCCTTCTCGGCCCACACAGAAGACCCTGTGCAGCCTGCGGATGGCATTTGTCACTTCCTCTGCGGCTGCCTCTGTCCTCACAGTCATGCTGATCACCTTTGACAGGTACCTTGCCATCAAGCAGCCCCTCCGCTACTTGAAGATCATGAGTGGGTTCGTGGCCGGGGCCTGCATTGCCGGGCTGTGGTTGGTGTCTTACCTCATTGGCTTCCTCCCACTTGGAATCCCCATGTTCCAGCAGACCGCCTACAAAGGGTCCTGCAGCTTCTTTGCTGTATTTCACCCTTACTTCGTGCTGACCCTCTCCTGCGTTGGCTTCTTCCCAGCCAtgctcctctttgtctttttctactGCGACATGCTCAAGATTGCCTCCATGCACAGTCAGCAGATCCGAAAGATGGAACATGCAGGAGCCATGGCTGGAGGTTATCGACCCCCACGGACTCCCAGCGACTTCAAAGCTGTCCGCACTGTGTCTGTTCTCATTGGGAGCTTCACTCTATCCTGGACCCCCTTCCTTATCACTGGCATTGTGCAGGTGGCCTGCCAGGAGTGTCACCTCTACCTAGTGCTGGAACGGTACCTGTGGCTGCTTGGTGTGGGCAACTCCCTGCTCAACCCACTCATCTATGCCTATCGGCAGAAGGAGGTGCGACTGCAGCTCTATCACATGGCCCTGGGAGTGAAGAAGGCGCTCACCtcattcctcctctttctctcggCCAGGAATGGTGGCCCAGAGAGGCCCAGGGAAAGTTCCTGTCACATCGTCACTATCTCCAACTCAGAGTTTGATGGCTAA